The Humulus lupulus chromosome 7, drHumLupu1.1, whole genome shotgun sequence region aataataataataacaataataataatgagCTTGGGGAGTAGGGAGTAGGCTTTACCAAGGTTTTTTAGAGTGGTTATGGCACCGCACACGGAGAATGCACACCCCAActtgcagtattcattgataGCATCACCTTGAGTCAAATTACATGCAACTTGCGTCAAAATGAAATCACTTGCAGCAAGTTAACTAAAGAAGCACAATAGAACAAATGAGTTTATTTTACCAGTGTTTTGGAGAGTGTCGTTTGTATAACCAGGGGGACATGTCCCAGAAACGATTTTGCATCCACTTAATGATGCACAACGTTCCCTGGAGCCTCCCGTGAAACGGCAGACATTATAGACATTTCTCGCAGTGGTGTTTGGGCAGCAGCTCTTTGCCTCAACTTGAATTTGTCCCACAACAAGGCTCAGTAAGAGAACAGTCATCATAACAGTTTTGCCTTCCATCGTCTCTTGATTAGCTCACTATCTTCTTAAAAATGTAGTGAATACAAGTAGTTTATATTGATGGAACTAGACTTAGAGATCCCCAACTTAAATAGTAGGTGTTCTACCATTCAAGCTTCACTTGCCACCGCAAACATCACCAGTCATCCTTATCTCAAGCTCCACACACTGGCTACCACAAGCTTCGCCTCCTAGTGCTACTGTCATATTCATAGTTTACATAAACTATCTCACAGGGTTAACACCGACAATATACCTGTAGAGTTCACGAGACTCCCGACAAGTTTTATTACTCATCTCATCACGGATGTAAAGTAATAGTAGTCTAAACGAAGGGTGACTTGTGTCCATTACAGACACATGTGTTGGGCTTAATACATAAACGTTATTTTTATTCCCAACTACGTTGTGTTGTTTGAGTTTGTTCTACGTGACAACGATGGCATATATATATGGGTCTCTTGTTAAAATAGTCTACTTTTATAGTGTAATTTTATATAGATTTTAGGTAAATGATCTCATTTATTAATAAAACTTTGTTATTATCATTTTTGcccttaatataaaataatactaaCATAAATCAAAAACCTAAAACTATCACCTTCTTCCTCACTCCTATCATTCACCCATCCACAATTACCCACCCCACCCCGCCGCTGCTACTACTATCGCCTCGCCGCTGGTGACCACTACCCATCACCGGCCGCCAGCCACATTCTCAAATATTTAGAAGGTTAGTCTATATtgctttttaattattaaaaatgagatttgatgttgtttttgtagattaaaaatgcaaaatgattgttttatTGGTAGATTGAAAGTATTAGTAATTATACACAATATTGGTCATTGCATTGAGTTTTGTTATacttaaaaatacaaaattagtaaagtaatctatatttatatgtatgaaTACAAATGCAATAATTTCATTTATAGTAAAATGGCCGAATTTTAAAATCAATGGTTAATAAGACAATAAATAAATTATGCAATATTTggcaaattaataaataattgcaCTAAAATACAATTGTAAAACATTAAATGTAATTGCATACCCAAATTAGCATAGTTATTATAATTTCACCAAATTATGCAATATTTGAAGACTCACTGATGTGAATGGCTGTGATGTAATCTATACAAATATGAGATAAATTAAataatgattctcttaagggttatATTATccttactttaattatgaaccattaacaGAGGATTGAATTATAGGTATTGATAAAATCAATGGATGTCTTTTACATTTAAAAAGTACTTTGTAAATATGTGTTTATAATTGCAAAAATGATGTCTCATATTCTTAGTAgaataatattgagaataataaattaagaGTACTGAGATGACTCTATCCATagtattcaaggtaagagttgaaatcgGGAAAAATCaatgaaatgacatatttggaagaaatttgttctttggggGCAAAGATGTAATAaagataaattaattattttttaaaaagaatcatttaattttaattataattttttaaatttgtatttaaataataaaaataattttattttaattaaatatatttatttatttaaataatgttaaAGATAATTAAGATAATCTTTGATAAAATAcacttaattaataattaataactggttaataatttgaattttttattcaattataAAACTATATGTTGAAAAGAGTTTCTCTAGACTTCTTCCCAAGTTTTACGTGTTCACATCGAGAGAAAAAGATAAAATATTTTTTCCCTATACCTTAAAATTCATCACAGACCTGAAAATTTCAAGATCTTATGTATTGAGAATATATTATACAATTATATTCTATCATTAAAATAAATAGAGTTACAATATATTCATATttcaaaaatactaaaaataactaTAGATTAGTGATTTAAAACATTCATTagtattgttatccaaaaaacaggcatggatgacgtggcaggcgattttaaacacgtggctgacacctggcagagttctgttcgaatatcgaccagtaagacattCCAGGCATGgcagttgagtttttcttacgaccagcatggtcgtacattctgcatatttcaagatgatcttgtgaagatcataatcaattccgagattgtctccaatgactcctgattatccgattaattaggagagaatatctctaatcctccttgagcctataaatagagaaagatagcttaaggaagggacttttggcttttgcttaATTAAAATTACACACTGACGAAAGAATTAAAGCTATTATATTACGATTGTACTAtttatctctctcaggtttgtgaaactcagagagtccttgttctttgatcactcctttgagatctcagatcaataatagcttaagtggacgtaggtcattaccagttcttagggccgaaccactataatttcttgtgtcctttactgtttttgtcattatactCATTCCAACACATTTATCCACATCAAGcgttttgactctgtgtcagttgaccaaaacgagggtcaacattctggtgctttcattaagagcttgaTACGAAATCGTTGAAACAGTactggcgaaaacaacaaagaaaactgggcaaacggctggcgctgcaccatctcaactgcCTCATCCTCCAAACATGGCAGAAAATGAGctacatttggaatttgatgaggaagaactggattctgagacgctgagaaataccctgggggtattgcaggacgaactggccaatctgagggccaaccaAGAAAATGCTGCGGAGATTATGGCGTggcagcaacaagaaatagaGCGACAACGCCaggagctaagtgaaagacaggtggagatggaccgtcgtcagagggaagCCATGGCAACCCTCAAAGTAGTTATGCAATTGGCTAAGAATCAAGCTGCACCTGCCtaacagcctgatcaacccgcaaatgggccaccccaaaggggtcccaatcctaacCCGCTGATCCAGccgtcgagcccccaaaggcccgagcagccgccAATGCCTGAAgaggatgtcccaccaagggatcctgaagcgcagcctccatccAAGGCCGGTCGAGGCAATCCCtcgcagccaaggcagaatagggtcgagcagTAGCCCCAAAGTTCTAGACTCCATAGAggcgaagagccgaacccaccaagcagggggcagcgtccttctggcaacagaaggaactccgagataagctctgcggtccggggccatATCTTCGGTAAGTAATTAAAGTAGTTCATCATttcattgcatgtttattataacacttattagtagctcttaaattggttgtttttgtttgttgcaGAGAGCATGGGGAAATTCTACAGACTAGAGgtgttgaaaacctagaccaattacatagagaggaatttcctaattggttttataataagatttatcatGTTCGACAAACAGGATCTTTGGAAGTACatgaagaattaatctctttagcaaacggttcttcaactcatgttgcgtcgtaccctgggtgtgttgtaaatggagtaagatttttgtgttatgacagggacaagaatcgcaaaactcaaaatagtggagtctccGTAGCGGGTGTTGAAAATAGTACTTATTACGGccagttggaagaagttttagtgatgtcatatctttctggttgttctgttgtattatttaagtgcaaatggtttgacactaatcggtcttcaggattaaagtttgagcaaaatataacgagtatcaaaaccagttcgaaggccttcaaagatgataagtttatcttagcaactcaggctaaccaagttttctacattgaagaccttaaaaataaatctcattggaaagtcgtccaagaagtgcatcatagaaatgtgtgggacatcccactagttgaagaacaagcggaggatgtagaagtagatgttatgcatgacactagttcctctaatttccaattattcgATGATCTTGGACCAttgccacaaatcagctttgaacgtacgggggctccattacaatttgttgagatagataatgttgcaattgaggaggagagggaggaggaaaaagaagaagaagaggaggaggaggaagaggaagtggaggaggaggaagttgaatatgaagatgatgaagaggaagatgaacacatagaaaccgatgatgatagtgaagattattatagtgataattaagtggtaattttataatatgttgaagttattatttttaacaataaataattttatatagtcatttttaaccgataaatgtaattttaatatcgattaatttgacagatatggctgatgttattgctcgatctcacgggggtgatggtggaggatgcgatcctccacgtggaccatcagatatcccagctgattgtgaacgaggtaatactttacacattgatatactccttaaattttaacaattaatccatattaattttaaaatattgaatttgcatacaatagcgctTCCAAACAAACGTGGACACCATaaaggattgaacacgcgggaaaaaagggaacagttggggcgtcctctccctctagagtgggatgtgcgggggagaacatataaagagatcggagattacagctcaaatttctcaagagagctcggattacttgttcgacagtacacagatccggactgtactcaatggtcaaaagtatcaaatgcctcgaaagaaagaatacttgcacatttggaagtaagtagtttatgtatttttatgttaattctcattttatgttatatatcatatttactaataaatttttgtaaattaggatgatttgtaTGATATTGGGTGTACTAGATATGAAGaagggcatatgcctgggatcttgagaggcattgatacttcgtgtgctaaaaagtatttTGACTGGAAGTACAATATTAAAGAGCATTTAACAATTAATGGaccacaaaatcgttatggtggttgcacggatacgcagtggcaaaaagccattgaatttttccgacgcccagaaattatggtattaatttcttgctaaacttaactatcttaattaaatatattactaacgataactttttgcagaaacgttctgtggtcaacaaggaaaataggaagaaactgaaagagcttagctatggaggttctcaatCAATCCCAGCCCTGCGCTAtaaaaagttagttaattaattattttttagtttgtttttcttatttaaatttaattattaattttataaaaatatatgtacgtgacagtgCAATTTATAGACTGGGGAACTTGAgcccatcccggatagctggatggatactcaccataaatcaggcacagggtgggtgacagagacagccaaaaatacttgggtacgttaagtttttttaaacatttttcaaaattttaattgtttgtttacaaaacataattacattatacattgtatcataggaggaattgcgtgcatatcgcGACATACAGCAGACACaaacaactgatactgagagttccacaccagtttcgagtgcgcctgaagatgaagacatatctttggtacaaactgtcttcggaaaacgacagggccaccagaaaggatatggacgtatccttaacataagggaccgaactccatttgattttcgtccttcacaaactagagatgaagagatgtctgagatgagagagcgtcttcgaaagttagaggagcatgtccggactcattgtatcaccccgggatctcaatgttTCCCACCACCAtccgatgatcccgatgttggagcaccgactcagtaggagttatgtatgaattttattataatggactattacattatcatgtttaagacaactctttattttgatttagcaaacatactcttatgtttttttatttatatgtttaatataagtgttttaattttattctatttttttatatttaattcaaattagataaataaataagggaataaatattacaaattaaaaaaaattctggtTTAGTCTATatcgaggacattgtcctcggtatataccatTAAGATGACAAATCGGAGTTGGTTGTGCCGAGGACATTTTTCactctataccgaggacaatgtcctcggtaaaaCCTATACCAAGAACATCTTGATTGTCGTCGGTAGAAGTTTTGTTCTACCGACGCGGATGTACCGAGGACTTTCTACCGACGACATGGTCTCGGTATaggctataccgagaacatttggGTTTCTACCGatgacatttgttctcggtataggccttgttttttgtagtgctataatatattattaaattaatggtTAGAacaaataaataagtaatttctcatttaaaaaaactatatagcaaaataagaataaaaatatatatttatattatatttcattattacatatatatatttgaaaaaacaaaataatttaaatgacaaagtaaataattaataaaaaaaataaaaaaataaattaaatcacataaatatttttagtgCATATTTTTGCAAACATAATTGATGACTTTTTTATatcactttatttttatataaGAGAACATTAAAGTTTTGTCAATAATGTAAATTTAGACTAATTAAATTTAATCCCTTAAATCGAAAATGTAagatatttgtatatatataatgtagACATACATTTTAATATATAATGCAACAGTAGTTAAACTTATATATATAAttctaataaaaaataaaaaataaaaaataaaaaataaaaaataaaaaatttatttataaaaccTTCAATCGAGTGTGTGcatgacactactacaaaaaatgtatttctctgcggtttttttactcaatacactgcggttttcgagagtattgaaaagcgcagtgtattcgaccgcagagaaaagtgatacgcaaaccgcggagaaaagctacacttttctctgcggttgtagtaagccaaccgcggagaaaagagagctttctctgCAGTTCTAGTaagcaaaccgcggagaaaagagagctttctctgcggttttcttactagaaccgcagagaaagctctcttttctccgcggttggcttactacaaccgcagagaaaagtgctttctcaataaaaaaaaaaaattaatttcggTTGAAAACCgagcatttttaataaaaaaaaattaattttcaattttaataaataattattttcaatagtataactaatttgttaaattattatatatacatttcatatctaATACAAAATAAATGGCTAGTAATGAATTAAAGACTTTAATCAttctaaccaatataagttagcactttaatcttacatacatacaaaaatttagttttcataaacaaatggcattaatctggctaaccaatcactttgtagtggtagtagatcctctttgacattgaattgatttttgtcaaaccactgcaaaattgaaaagttaatatagattagataattaaatacaatatctagtttttcttaagcaaaaaagagtttaaaatataacatactttcttcttgataacttctgctggattcggtgcatttacaagatcataaatgtatcttagtacataataaccacattcatgactttcaggttgttttggacaagaacctctcaccaattttgtaaatgtgccgatgtattcattttccaaacattgtgcgtatgctctacaaaaattaaaattaattaaatacatattatgctctcaacttttaaaaattaataatgcatacattacaaatgaagaacttacttttccataacctccgtaattattggtggagatttatgattttttaaagcgtccaaaattatggtcatcccccgcatcatcacgagcaccaacatccaatgtcgactaaaataataataaaatatgattattataaaattaaaattcaaccatagtagtgataatgtttaagtagttcgttcttactcaacaatccaaggaatgaaatatatttggcctcgtctatccatagtcatcatccatttggctataagatccaccgtatagtttttactttcatcattgccaatagaaagatgttcggtgtcaaaaaatttatataattgtcgtgaatttgggtgcatgctttcccaaatgcatctgtagagaatcaatcattcatattacattttcaattaataaattaatatcgtaaaaaaaaaattgggcagagtttcctctgtttctatagcatatccaaaattagtagaacctataaattcaattcagacaaagcatacaacaaacaacatgcatgttctcaaccataagccaccgtagcacacaaaattcgcagaacctacttcactaagacacacatgttctcaaccttctgttatctccgcagcacacaatttcatctcagaacttacttcactacggatgaatatctaatatattcaaactcctctaatagtttgtaatgacataacggattgatacatacctcataccaaacagcatagctgaggatccaatattatccatggaggctgcttgataaacgtcttccgaagtgatgaagatagcctcgcgttctcctataaactccgggtcaacgggaacttgtacaaccccatctattcctttatTGGAATAATACTCCTTCACTATGAATTTTAGACTCATatcaattttgtcccattggttatctgttaaccaatttgaaggttctggttgagttatttcagcggggatgactacgtgagatccaactgatgataaatgtgggcttcGAGATAGGGATTTGTGATTAGATGAAGATGGACCCTACATAATAGCATTAAACATATCAGtatagtgtacccatttaaaaataaaatttaaatatctaagcaaataattttatacctgacaaGCCACAATTAAATTTTTAGGCCAAGGCAAGAATGTGTCTCGtgcgtccccaacatatcgtacgttaccaaagggaatagggatctcagcttcttcttgtaagacatctataagccaaaccctcgcaactgaatcatcaagtacatttccatggacggtaatttggctacccatgtttggtacaatgagTACACCTTTAGCCACcacattgtcaatattatcagAACACAAATAAACTTCATAGGTCGGTGGTGGCggagactcataaattgatgatccatcatcttcatcaaaaggatagtcttcggtttgatgaaaatgatcatctgcgttgggggcaggtcgatagacttcatcacttgtattctcataatattgtccctcatcaAATTGCCCTTCATCGTTGTATCCACACTCATCGTTTTCCTCATTATATTCttcattttgagctaattcctcttctgtgctaaatttatgtctttttagctcttcaatctcagcttttagtcgagcaatctcctctcttgcagtcattgttttatgtttttttccaaacattttggaaacggtcgcagtgaacctacaaaaaaaatcaataaagtccATCAACAAACCAATCTAAAtcattcttaaaagaaaacaactattataaattatcatacccgccagctcgaacacgacctgggtgttctggtgtccctaatgcttgagtcaagatgtcatctcgacCCTGAGCTGTAATTTCGCCACGAATCACTTTTTCTTTGACGtcctcctactcaagatattatttggttaaattagtttatataaataaaaacaatatattgATTCTGAAACCTTAGAAAACTTACTATCTTTTCGGCAATTTGTCGGTCTAGCTCTgtcacaagaactttatttttttcacgcgatctaagccaaacttgatacctctctggattttgaatatttcgttcttttttctgcattgtacaagataattatagttatatgttgcgataatatcaaccattatttaaactataatatcaaatatacttaccaaatcttctcttatattagccattcctctacgagaggttcgatgccttgacttcattagtaatgcacggtttttttgttcttgatgcactATTTGAAACTCTGGACTTAGACGACTAGTTACAAATTGTAACCATTCTCTCTCGTCAATTATATCGCTATACCTCTTtgggggaaatttgagttcttccatcatacccatttcagccaaaggtttgatgtactcggtagtgagttcacttttaaaatctctCATTATTTGGCCAGattttttcaaaatctcacgtttgaaggcttgaggaatgttgtgaccaccctgagaatataattaagaaaagtaattattaaatttagatatcacacataaataaataaataaatatcataatgataatttcttacaatgatatcctcccatagaccatctttcaaatcttgtgggaccttcctccaatcacctgagttgatagaaatcgtggctcgtactctagatccaagatatgatatcatgtttgtatacacatcacctattggttgtcccaaatcgttccattgaagatttttcttgattcctttggctttttgttgggtcatgtaactcattcttgttttaccacgaccttgttgtttctctttGTCATCTCTTTTATCCGCCATCTGCATCACACAAAtacaagtgttaatgcattatacaaataaataatcacaagtgttaatgcattatacaaataaataatcacaagtattaatgaattatataacttactaaacatgttttcttctttttcttattttatttctggtCGATTCACAATCGACCCATATTCCTTCTTCGATGTCGGTTCTAAGATAATCACGATCATCGCTATCACTTTCATTATCATGTTCCTGAATattctcaacttgttcatgtatcggttgtccaacaatgaaacagtcatgatataaatcataattttcatcgtactcttctttttctgagaacttccgctcgggaactgataaaacaatggaccatttatcattaactggatcaagaatgtaaaacacttgtttcgCTTGGGAAGCCATGATAAAAGGATCGTTCTTGCTTCCCTTCTTGCTTAAATCAACCAGACTGAATCCAAGTTCGTCAGTTTTAACTCCAGTattgttgtccacccaagaacatttaagaagaggaatacgaaataatgaataatctagctcccatatttcttcaacaaccccgtagtatgtcattgtgcctgaaattgggtttttatcttttgcactggcAAAATGCATAGCTTCTGCGACtacacttactccactattttgaaccagacgcgcatcatctcttgacttagtatgaaatcgtttcccttcaacaatgtaagcttgatgctttattacatcaatgcttgctccaagagatatgcgcttcaactcagtcgacagtccatgattttttttctcccaacttcgtcaaaattgtattcttcagccactggcaaaacgctttattatgctcatctataacccatttttgtttatttttaatcttgtttggaatcatcgaccgtaataactctatgtgatcactgaaacataaaagaaataacaaaaagtttaaacaacaaaaagaaaaacactactctaatatatatgattgaaatatattttctacttatattatatatgattgaatctcgggattattttgcaacacaactaattgagcttgatctaattctgccctAGACACGGTGGTCACTGTTCCATTCCctcgtagtcctttatcaactccatctgagttatttcgtggtttgctgattccgattgcttcaaccccactcatgtattctgagcaaaattctactgcctcttccgatatataacattcaaccatactagcttcaggacgataatgattacgcacataacttttcaacaccttcatacttctttcaaatggatacatccatctcgcccaaactggtccacacaacttggtttcccttactagatgaaccattaaatgaatcataatgtcaaagaaggatggcggaaaaaacatttcaaggttgcatagagtttccactatcttatAATGCAattcatccaattttttcatttctaattcttttccgcataaatgattgaagaatatgcaaacGTTCGTTAAACAATCTCGAACTTTTTTCGGTAATACTGACCAAATAGCAatcggaagtaattgttgcatcaacatatgacagtcatgtgatttcatacccatcagcctcaaatctcccatggataccaagtttcgaatgttggatgaatagccatcaggcattttcatctctgcaaatgatttacatacaacttttttctcttctctggacaacgtgaaacaagcaggaggtaaatatgtgcgtttacctttctgttcaggtgctaaatcagttcgtatacccatttcaacaagatctaaaccactagttaaaccatccttagttttaccgggaatatcaagtaatgtacctataatactttcgcacacatttttttctatatgcatgacatccaaacaatgtcgaacaagtaaatctttccagtaagggagacgaaaaaaaattgatttcctttggaaacatccacttactttcttatttttctgcatttttccatacttgaaatcaattttctctacttctttaagaatttgttgccccgaaagtggcaaaggagaaacaccttgttctttatcaccatcaaatgctttttttttgtccctataatgatgatttaggggcaaatatcgtctatgacccatataacaaattttgtgcccattagacAGACGAATAGCctttgtgttagtgcaacatattggacatccctggtaaccttttgtgcttaaccctgatagattaccataagctgggaaatcattaacagtcca contains the following coding sequences:
- the LOC133789344 gene encoding thionin-like, with translation MEGKTVMMTVLLLSLVVGQIQVEAKSCCPNTTARNVYNVCRFTGGSRERCASLSGCKIVSGTCPPGYTNDTLQNTGDAINEYCKLGCAFSVCGAITTLKNLDDAGEVVNGAVEKCTMACSALCSKYSISTA